The following coding sequences are from one Humulus lupulus chromosome X, drHumLupu1.1, whole genome shotgun sequence window:
- the LOC133806838 gene encoding uncharacterized protein LOC133806838, with product MRQRRWLELVKDYDCEILYYPWKANVMVDSLSQRGLGKLFSSKQIFERLAEDMTRARIELVVVQLANITIQSTLFERIREAQRNDPQLRKHQEDVLARVAKDFIILETYMLRYKDQICVPMDASIRQESERKIKILKDMLRACVLDFGES from the coding sequence ATGCGACAAAGACGGTGgttggagctggtaaaggattatgattgtgaaatcctatactATCCATGGAAAGCCAATGTAATGGTAGATTCCTTGAGTCAGAGAGGTCTAGGGAAATTGTTTAGCTCGAAACAAATATTTGAGAGATTAGCTGAAGATATGACTAGAGCGAGGATTGAACTTGTGGTTgtccagttagccaacattactatTCAGTCTACACTCTTTGAAAGAATAAGAGAAGCTCAAAGAAATGATCCTCAGTTAAGGAAACATCAGGAggatgtcctagctagagtggctaaggactttattATATTAGAGACATACATGTTAAGGTATAAGGATcaaatttgtgttccgatggatgctaGTATCAGGCAAGAGTCTGAGAGGAAGATTAAGATATTAAAAGATATGCTAAGGGCATGTGTATTGGATTTTGGGGAATCTTAG